ACAGACGACGCAGCTGTTCAACGACGGCGCGCGCAGCTTCCTCGGCGGTAACGCCGTCATCCGGTCGGACATCGGCTACAGCCCCGAAGGCATCGTCACCTTCCGCAACCTGCGCATGAACGCGCCCCAATTCCGCATCACGCGGGGCGATGGCCGCTTCGATCCGGCGACCGGCGCGGTGCTGGTCAATGCCGACGCCTATTCGACCGTCTACGGCCCGCTCTCCGCACGCGTCACGGGCAGCGCGACGGCACCCGTCGTCGTGCTGCGCGCGCCGCGTCCCGGCGTCGGCGTCGGGCTCGTCAACCTCAACGCGCGTGTCGTCGGCCGCGGCGGCGCCTATGCCGTCACCGCGAGCGGCGGGACCAATTACGGCCCGTTCACCGCCGACGTCCTGGTGACGCCGGGCACGCAACTCGCGGTCGACGTGCGCCGCGTCGTCTTTGCCGGGATCGTCGCACAGGGCCGCATCGTACAGACTGCGGCGGGGCCTTTCGGCGGTGCGCTGACCTTTGCCGGGCAGGGGCTGTCGGGCAATGTGAGGCTCGCCAACCAGGGCGGCTATCAGCGCGCCGACGTCGCCGCGCGCGCCAATGGCGCGACGATCCCGGGCATGGTCGATTTCACCATCGGCCGCGCGATCATCTCTGCCACCGCGGTGCTGACGCCGACGCCCCAGATCGTCGCGGACGCACAGGTCGCCGATCTGCGCTACGGCGCGGTCGTCCTCTCGGCGGCGCGCGCGAAGGTCAATTATGTCGGCGGCCGCGGCACCGCGCAGGCTCTGGCGACGGGGTCGAGCGGCGTACCGTTCCGGATCGCGATGAACGCCAGGCTGAGCCCCGACAACTATCTCGTCGCGCTGCAGGGTCAGGCGAATGCGATCGCCTTCCGCACCGCCAACCCGGCGCGCATCCGCGCGGCGAAGGGCGTGTACACGCTCGCGCCCACGCGGATCGACTTCGGCGGCGCGAATGGCGGGTCGGCGCGACTGGCCGGCAGCTACGGCCGCGGGATCAACGCGCAGGCGCGGCTCGACAAGCTCGACCTCTCGGTGCTGAGCGCTCTGATGCCGAACCTCGGTATCGGCGGACAGGCGACGGGCAGCCTCGACTTCGCCCAGGCGAACAGCAACGCCGTGCCCGTTGCGGATGCCCGCGTGACCGTCACCAATTTCACGCGCTCCGGGCTGGCCGCGGTATCCGAGCCGGTCGACATCGTCTTCGCCGGCACGCTCGGCGCCGAGGGCGGCACTGGTCGTGCACTCGTCCGTCGCGGCCCGACCGTGGTCGGCCGCATGGTCGCGAACCTGAAGCCGCTCGGCGCCGGCGCATCGTGGAGCGAGCGTCTGATGGCAGCCCCGCTATCGGGCGGGATCCGCTACAATGGCCCCTCCGCTGTGCTGTTCAGCTTCGCCGCGATCCCGAACCAGCAATTGTCGGGGCCGATCGCGATCGCCGCCGACTTCTCGGGGCGCGTGCAGGCGCCGCTGCTCAACGGGCTCGTTCGGGCGGACAACCTGACCTACGACAACGAAACCTACGGCACGCGCCTGTCGCGGATGCAGCTGGCCGGCCGGTTCAACAACGAGCGGTTCGAGATCACGCGGCTCAACGCGAAGGCCGGCGACGGAACGGTCGAGGCGACCGGCTCGATCGGTCTCGCCGCCGCCAGCGGCTTCCCGATCGACGTGCGTGCGCGGCTGAACAATGCGCAGCTCGCCAAGAGCGACGCGATCAGCGCGACGACCAGCGGGACGATCCACCTGACCAATGGTCCGAACGGTGGCTTGATCCAGGGCGAGCTTCAGATCCCCGAGGCGCGCTACGCGATCATCCGCCAGGGCCAGGCCGAGGTGTCCGAGCTGACCGGCGTCCGCCGCAAGAGCGACATCCGCGTCGCGCGGCCGACCGACCGGCCGACGCCGGCACCGGTGGGGCTGTTCAAGCTCGACCTCCACGTCACCGCGCCGAACCAGCTGTTCGTGTCGGGCATGGGCCTCGACTCCGAATGGCGGATGGACATGCGGATCGGCGGCACGTCGGCGGCACCGGTCATCACCGGCGGGCTCGACGTGGTGAAGGGCGCCTATTCGTTCGCGGGTAAGCGCTTCGAGGTGACTCGCGGTACGGTGCGCTTCCGTGGCGGTGCGCTGACCGATCCGGACATCAACATCACCGCGACGACGACGGTCAACGGCATCACCGCCGTGATCGCGATCACCGGCACCGGCCAGCGTCCGCAGATTGCGTTCACCTCGACGCCCACGCTGCCACAGGACGAAGTGCTCAGCCGCCTGTTGTTCGGGACCAGCCCGACCAATTTGTCGGCGACCGAGGCGATCCAGCTCGCGGCCGCGCTCAACTCGCTGCGCGGGTCGGGCGGCGGCGGGCTCAACCCGCTTGGCAAGCTGCGCTCGGCGACGGGGTTCGACCGGCTGCGGATCGTCGGCGCCGACCAGGCGACCGGCAAGGGCACCAGCCTGGCCGCGGGCAAGTACCTGACCGACAATATCTATGTGGAGGTCGTGACCGACGCGAAGGGCTTCACCTCGACGCAGCTTGAGATCGCGCTCACCAAGGCGCTCAGCCTGCTCTCGTCGGCCGGTGGCGTCGGCGGCTCGAACGCCAGCCTGAAATACTCGAAGGACTATTGATGCCGGGGGAGGGGGCGCCGGCGACGCCCCCTTGATACGCACCAATCAGAGGTGCGCGTCGGCCAGCGCGGCGTCGATGATCGCCGCATAGATGTCGGTCAGGCGGTGCAGGTCCGCGACCGCGACGGCTTCGTCGACCTTGTGCATCGTCGCGTTGAGCAGCCCGAACTCGACCACCGGGCAGAGCTTCGACAGGAAGCGGGCGTCGGAAGTGCCGCCGGTGGTCGACAAATCCGGCACCAGTCCGGTCACGCCCTGGATCGCGTCGGCGACCAGCGTCGAGAAGTCTCCGGGTGCGGTCAGGAACGCTTCGCCCGAGATCCGTGCGGTCACCGTCGCGCCGTGCTTCTCGGCCAGCGCTGCGATGCGCGCGACGAGCGAATCCCCGGTGTGCCGGTCGTTGAACCGGATGCTGATCCGCGCGGAGGCCTTGGCGGGGATGACGTTCGTCGCGGGATTGCCGACGGTGATGTCGGTGATCTCGATGTTCGACGGCTGGAACCAGTCGGTGCCGTCGTCCAGCGTCACCGCCTCGATCGCGGCGAGCAGCGCGACGAGCCGCGGGATAGGGTTGTCGGCCAGATGCGGATAGGCGACATGGCCCTGGCGGCCCGCGACCTCGATCCAGATATTGACCGATCCGCGCCGCCCGATCTTGACCATGTCGCCGAGCCGCGCGGTCGAAGTGGGCTCGCCGACCAGGCACAGGTCCGGAACCAAGCGCCGCGTCGCCATCCGGTCGATCAGCGCGCGCGTGCCATAGGTCGCGGGGCCTTCCTCGTCGCCGGTGATGATCAGCGACAGCGTGCCTACGTCGGAGCGGCTGGCCGCGGCGACGAACGCGGCGACCGCACCCTTCATGTCGACAGCGCCGCGGCCGTAGAGCAGCCCGTCGCGGATATCCGCGGACCAGGGCGACCAGCCTTCGCCCGCAGGCACCACGTCGACATGGCCGGCAAAGGCGAAATGCCGTGGACCGTCCCCGCGGACCGCGAGCATATTCTCGACCGGTCCGTCGGGGGCCTCGCCGACCGTGAACCGGTCGACCGCGAAGCCGAGCGGTACCAGCGCGTCCTCCAGCACGTCGAACACCGGTCCGCGCGCGGGCGTGACGCTCTCCGCCGCGATCAGCCGCTGCGCCAGCGCGACCGGGTCGATCATGTGCGTGCGGCGGGTTGCTCGAACTGCTCGATGACCCAATCCTCTTCCTGCGCGGCGGCGATCCAGTCCTGCATGAACGGGTGGTCGAACATCGCCTGCATATATCCTTGCGCAAAGCGTGCGATCGGCAGCTGGTAGGTGACGATGCGCGTGACGACGGGTGCGAACATGATGTCCGCCGCGCCGAACTGGCCGAACAGGAAGTCGCCGCCGCCACCGAAGCGCGCGCGCGCCTGCGCCCACAGCTCCATGATCCGCTGCAGCTCGACAAGGACGTCCTCGTCGGGGCGCACCGCGGGGAAGACTTGGCGGATGTTCATGCTGTGCTTGCGGCGCAGCGCCTGGAAGCTCGAATGCATCTCGGCGGCCATCGACCGCGCCATCGCGCGCGGCGCATCGTCCTCCGGCCAGAAGCGGTCGCGGCCGACCTTGTCGGCGAGATAGTCGACGATCGCCAGGCTGTCCCAGACGACGGCATCGCCGTCCCACAGGATCGGCACCTTCCCTGACGACGGCGCGAACTCGTCCCCCTCGCGGCGCTTGTCCCAGTCGGCATCGTAAAGGGGAACGACCACCTCCTCGAACGGCAGCCCGGACTGTTTGCAGGCGAGCCAGCCGCGAAGCGACCAGGACGAATAGGCCTTGTTGCCGATGATCAGTTTCATGCCCGACGGACTAGCGGTGCGGGGGGACCGCGGCAACTGCCACCGCGGCGTCGATGACCGAGGTGGCGGGAAGAATGTTTGCGCGTGCGCGCGGCATGGCCCTACAGGAGGCCTCAAGCACATGATAAACGTGGGATTAGCCACGTCCTTTGGGGTGGTCTCAGCGTAATGATCGAGAGCGGGTCGCATACGCCGGGGGTGTCGGTGGCGGCGTTTCAATTGCCGGAGAATGCCGCGCTGCGCTACGAACAGCCGGACGCTCGGCTGGCCGAATTCTTCACCGATTATCACGTGCTCGATTCGGAGGAGCGCGAGGGTGTGCCCGCGGTCGACTGGATGCTGCCGAGCTGGCCGGCGATCCGCATCTTCCTGTCGGAGCGGCGGCTGGCCGTGACGCTGCGGCGGCGGACCTATGATCCGGTCCCGGTCGCGTCACTATACGGGACAACCAGCCGTGCCATGGAGGTGACGACCAATGGCGGCGTCACGATCGGTGTCGGGATCAGCCCGCTAGGCTGGGCGCGGCTGGTACGACGGCCGGCGGACGCGTTTCGCGACCGGATCACGCGGCTCGACGAGGTGCTGCCGCCCGCGATCGTCGAGACGCTCGTCGCGCAGCTGCGCGCCTCGGACCAGGGTCCGGCGGTGAAGGGCATACTCGACGCGTTCTTCCTCGAGTATCTCGGCGCGCCCGATCCCAACGAGGCCGCGATCCGCCAGCTCGCGGCCTTGATCGTCAACGACGAGACGCAGGACCTGCCGACCGCCGCGGCGGCGGTGGGGATCTCGGAGATGCAGCTGCGACGACTGTCGACGCGGTATTTCGGGTTTCCGCCAAAGACCTTGCTGATCCGGACGCGTTTTCTGCGGTCGTTCCTGCGGATGCTGTCGGCGGGCGGACCAGCCGATTATTCGCTGATCGCGCACAGCTACCACGACGTCCCGCATTTCCTGCGCGACGCCCAGCATTTCCTGGGAATGACGCCGCGAAGGTTCATGGAGCTCGAAACGCCGAAGCTCGATGCCGTGTTGCGCGCGCGGGCGGCGGTGCTGGGCGCAGCGACGAGCGCGCTGCAGGCCACGCACTGATCAGGCGGACCGGTCGCGGACGATCAGCGGGCGCAGGCGGACGCCCAGGCAGATCATCGTCGGCCAGAACAGCGTGTTGGCGATGTCGAGCCCGGTGTCCTCCCACCGCCACGAGCCGAAGTTCAACCGATCCATGATCTCGTTGAAAGCCTCGCCTACGGCGACCACCGACCAGGGGATGAAGGTGCCGAACGATCGCCGCGTCACCAGTCGGGCGAGCATCAGCAAGGCGAGTCCAGCATGGATGTGCAGGATGGTGTCGGGGAGGCCGGTGCCGTCGCCGATCCAGTCGATCATTCGGTGATATTGGGCTGCGATCACGCTTCACTCCACGGCGTCGTGGCCGAGCGCGCTCCATAGGGGGGCGACGATGCGCCGACAATCGGGCGCGTCGTATCCCGGGCACGGCGCCCATCCGGTCGCACACCGGGACGGCTCGCGCCGGACCGATAAAAAAGAGCGGATATCCCTGCGCGTGCTGTGTAGAAGCCCGGCAACAGCGACATGAATCGCGAAGAAGAGGATGCCATGCGGACGATCGAGAATCTGGTGAACGGTGCGGGCAGCACCGTGGATCGCTTTGGCGACGTGTTCGACCCCAATTCGGGCGACGTGCAGGCGCGCGTGCGACTGTCCGGCGCGGTCGACCTCGACGTCGCGGTCGCCGCGGCGCAGGCCGCGCAGCCGGCCTGGGCCGCGACCAACCCGCAACGGCGGGCGCGCGTCATGTTCGAGTTCAAGCGGCTCGTCGAGGCCAACATGGACGAACTGGCGACCCTGCTGTCGTCCGAGCACGGCAAGGTGATTGCGGATTCCAAGGGCGATATCCAGCGCGGGCTCGAGGTTATCGAGTTCTGCTGCGGAATCCCGCACATCCTGAAGGGCGAGTTCACGCAGGGCGCGGGGCCGGGGATCGACGTCTATTCGATGCGCCAGCCGCTCGGCATCGGCGCGGGGATCACCCCGTTCAACTTCCCGGCGATGATCCCGCTGTGGATGAGCGGCGTCGCAATCGCGACCGGTAACGCGTTTATCTTGAAGCCCAGCGAGCGCGACCCGTCGGTGCCGGTGCGCCTCGGCGAGCTGTTCCTCGAAGCGGGACTTCCCGCGGGGATCTTCCAGGTCGTCCACGGCGACAAGGAGATGGTCGACGCGATCCTCGACCACCCGGGGATCAGCGCGGTCAGCTTCGTCGGATCCTCCGACATCGCGCATTACGTCTATCGGCGCGGCGTCGCGGCGGGCAAGCGCGTCCA
This sequence is a window from Sphingomonas ginsenosidivorax. Protein-coding genes within it:
- a CDS encoding translocation/assembly module TamB domain-containing protein; its protein translation is MAEDTYPAETGQPEPVVARAPLWQRILKWIGIAILSLVVLVLLVLFGINTDPGRRLVADQIGGYTTASGLNIKVGRIDGSIYGAMTLSDVRVADPKGVFLTSPKLAVDWRPFAFARNHVDVRSLTTPLVTLQRRPVLNQTPSDPNAPLLPDLDIDVNRLQIARFVIAKPVTGATHIVKIDGAVHIADKRAQLTTNAAALVGPGVAGGDTLVLKLDAVPDQNKLDVNVKLVAPVGGVVATMGSLKAPLTATVDGRGSWKSWRGNAVATLGGGQLANLALTATDGHITVRGPTRPGLYLEGPVERLTAPQLDVAIDTTLNDRKADTRMTLRSSALSVDAGGLLDLANSRFGNFAVGARLLTPGAIAPNLRGRDVTARLVLDGAFATPTVDYKVRAAAIGFGTTTVENVYAEGLARVNTDRILVPLNARAARVTGLNAAIGGLTTNVRIQGDLAIAMPNILSDNLKIRSDKIDATAIIVANMATGRYSGALKGRVNNYRVDGVGIINLSTDAKLVPGPNGGFGIVGRVAAQTTQLFNDGARSFLGGNAVIRSDIGYSPEGIVTFRNLRMNAPQFRITRGDGRFDPATGAVLVNADAYSTVYGPLSARVTGSATAPVVVLRAPRPGVGVGLVNLNARVVGRGGAYAVTASGGTNYGPFTADVLVTPGTQLAVDVRRVVFAGIVAQGRIVQTAAGPFGGALTFAGQGLSGNVRLANQGGYQRADVAARANGATIPGMVDFTIGRAIISATAVLTPTPQIVADAQVADLRYGAVVLSAARAKVNYVGGRGTAQALATGSSGVPFRIAMNARLSPDNYLVALQGQANAIAFRTANPARIRAAKGVYTLAPTRIDFGGANGGSARLAGSYGRGINAQARLDKLDLSVLSALMPNLGIGGQATGSLDFAQANSNAVPVADARVTVTNFTRSGLAAVSEPVDIVFAGTLGAEGGTGRALVRRGPTVVGRMVANLKPLGAGASWSERLMAAPLSGGIRYNGPSAVLFSFAAIPNQQLSGPIAIAADFSGRVQAPLLNGLVRADNLTYDNETYGTRLSRMQLAGRFNNERFEITRLNAKAGDGTVEATGSIGLAAASGFPIDVRARLNNAQLAKSDAISATTSGTIHLTNGPNGGLIQGELQIPEARYAIIRQGQAEVSELTGVRRKSDIRVARPTDRPTPAPVGLFKLDLHVTAPNQLFVSGMGLDSEWRMDMRIGGTSAAPVITGGLDVVKGAYSFAGKRFEVTRGTVRFRGGALTDPDINITATTTVNGITAVIAITGTGQRPQIAFTSTPTLPQDEVLSRLLFGTSPTNLSATEAIQLAAALNSLRGSGGGGLNPLGKLRSATGFDRLRIVGADQATGKGTSLAAGKYLTDNIYVEVVTDAKGFTSTQLEIALTKALSLLSSAGGVGGSNASLKYSKDY
- the dapE gene encoding succinyl-diaminopimelate desuccinylase, with amino-acid sequence MIDPVALAQRLIAAESVTPARGPVFDVLEDALVPLGFAVDRFTVGEAPDGPVENMLAVRGDGPRHFAFAGHVDVVPAGEGWSPWSADIRDGLLYGRGAVDMKGAVAAFVAAASRSDVGTLSLIITGDEEGPATYGTRALIDRMATRRLVPDLCLVGEPTSTARLGDMVKIGRRGSVNIWIEVAGRQGHVAYPHLADNPIPRLVALLAAIEAVTLDDGTDWFQPSNIEITDITVGNPATNVIPAKASARISIRFNDRHTGDSLVARIAALAEKHGATVTARISGEAFLTAPGDFSTLVADAIQGVTGLVPDLSTTGGTSDARFLSKLCPVVEFGLLNATMHKVDEAVAVADLHRLTDIYAAIIDAALADAHL
- a CDS encoding glutathione S-transferase family protein, with protein sequence MKLIIGNKAYSSWSLRGWLACKQSGLPFEEVVVPLYDADWDKRREGDEFAPSSGKVPILWDGDAVVWDSLAIVDYLADKVGRDRFWPEDDAPRAMARSMAAEMHSSFQALRRKHSMNIRQVFPAVRPDEDVLVELQRIMELWAQARARFGGGGDFLFGQFGAADIMFAPVVTRIVTYQLPIARFAQGYMQAMFDHPFMQDWIAAAQEEDWVIEQFEQPAART
- a CDS encoding AraC family transcriptional regulator, with the protein product MIESGSHTPGVSVAAFQLPENAALRYEQPDARLAEFFTDYHVLDSEEREGVPAVDWMLPSWPAIRIFLSERRLAVTLRRRTYDPVPVASLYGTTSRAMEVTTNGGVTIGVGISPLGWARLVRRPADAFRDRITRLDEVLPPAIVETLVAQLRASDQGPAVKGILDAFFLEYLGAPDPNEAAIRQLAALIVNDETQDLPTAAAAVGISEMQLRRLSTRYFGFPPKTLLIRTRFLRSFLRMLSAGGPADYSLIAHSYHDVPHFLRDAQHFLGMTPRRFMELETPKLDAVLRARAAVLGAATSALQATH